A single region of the Oceanotoga teriensis genome encodes:
- the fliS gene encoding flagellar export chaperone FliS, which translates to MYQNPNSNTYLENSVNTASPAKLVEMLYKNAHERLQRSLKLIDDKSIAEVNFELKRVQDIINELNVSLNMEVGGDISVGLRSLYSYLNRRLLEANMKKDKEIILEVDGFLVELLETWREAMKNAPQTVKEMNNDIKRSKFDIET; encoded by the coding sequence ATGTATCAAAATCCCAATTCCAATACTTATTTAGAAAATTCGGTTAATACTGCAAGTCCTGCTAAATTAGTTGAAATGCTTTATAAAAATGCACATGAAAGGCTTCAACGTTCTTTAAAATTAATAGATGATAAAAGTATAGCAGAAGTAAATTTTGAATTGAAAAGGGTTCAGGATATAATAAATGAGTTAAATGTATCTTTGAATATGGAAGTTGGCGGAGATATATCTGTAGGATTGAGATCTTTATATTCGTATTTAAATAGAAGATTGCTTGAAGCAAATATGAAAAAGGATAAAGAAATTATTTTAGAAGTTGATGGATTTTTAGTTGAATTACTTGAAACTTGGAGAGAAGCTATGAAAAATGCTCCTCAGACAGTTAAAGAAATGAATAATGATATTAAGAGATCTAAATTTGATATAGAAACTTAA
- a CDS encoding glycosyltransferase family 4 protein — protein MIFIPFFLNILITPFIIKFALKFSIVDKPDNNLKNHKKITPYLGGLSLFLSILPFYFDDLYYIIPAFIIMIIGLFDDIKNINPFFRLFVEFAVITFTVVNFHMGFSIIINILFIITGVALINAVNMIDGMDGLCSGTALISLLFFAIISKNFDILYFVFALLGFLVFNFYPAKIFLGDAGSYLIGFTLFYNFNYLTSKSGFGGYFIGLIITAYFFTDLFFSILRRIMNDKSPFYGDKEHIYDKIRSRFNTKISTTVLINYIIVFSFGLISWFSWFKPYLGIGIAFVLFLFTGVYFRLYKYD, from the coding sequence ATGATTTTTATTCCTTTTTTTTTGAATATTTTAATAACTCCTTTTATTATTAAATTTGCTTTAAAGTTTTCTATTGTAGATAAACCAGATAATAATCTTAAAAATCATAAAAAAATAACACCTTATCTTGGTGGATTGTCTTTATTTTTGAGTATTTTACCTTTTTATTTTGATGATTTATATTATATAATTCCAGCTTTTATAATAATGATTATAGGACTTTTTGATGATATTAAAAATATTAATCCTTTTTTTAGATTATTTGTTGAATTTGCTGTTATTACTTTTACTGTTGTTAATTTTCATATGGGATTTAGTATTATTATAAATATACTTTTTATAATAACGGGAGTTGCTTTAATAAATGCTGTTAATATGATAGATGGTATGGATGGACTTTGTTCTGGAACAGCTTTAATATCACTTTTATTTTTTGCTATAATAAGTAAAAACTTTGATATATTATATTTTGTTTTTGCTTTATTAGGATTTTTAGTATTTAATTTTTATCCTGCAAAAATTTTTTTAGGAGATGCTGGATCATATTTAATAGGGTTTACTTTATTTTATAATTTTAATTATCTTACGTCTAAATCGGGTTTTGGTGGATATTTTATAGGTTTAATCATAACAGCTTATTTTTTTACAGATTTGTTTTTTTCTATTTTGAGGAGAATTATGAATGATAAATCACCTTTTTATGGTGATAAAGAGCATATTTATGATAAAATTAGAAGTAGATTTAATACTAAGATTTCAACAACGGTTTTGATTAATTATATTATAGTTTTTTCTTTTGGTTTAATTTCATGGTTTTCATGGTTTAAACCTTATCTTGGGATAGGTATTGCATTTGTTTTGTTTTTATTTACCGGGGTTTATTTTAGATTATATAAGTATGATTGA